In Grus americana isolate bGruAme1 chromosome 17, bGruAme1.mat, whole genome shotgun sequence, the following proteins share a genomic window:
- the LOC129214410 gene encoding ammonium transporter Rh type B-like: MAAAPPTRPRRLLPLCLGLFQGALLLFFALFFTYDKPSAQAGDASLVANQLYSIFPLFQDIQVMLVVGLGLLLTFLPRYGLSALTHNFLLLNFSMQWALVIQGLLHHFHHGQVHLDLRNLLTAEFAAVTVLISVGAVLGRASPCQLLVVAACEVPIYFASEWAIVTRLGILDVGGTITIHVFSCYFGLGMSKALFGAVRQPVHPKETPTPSSDLLSLVGTLILWVFWPSFVAVLCQPGDAQHRAILNTLLAMSASTLTTVVASSLLDKDGKLSPSHLQNGSLAGGVAIGAVADMAVPPVAALALGSLSAMACVLGFRFLTPLLARKLMLQDQCGIHNLHGLPGILGAVASTVAILVASKDTSGSRFSQVSPAGGNVSEAAWGLGGDHSAGGQALCQAAGLAVAIGGSLVAGLLTGAALRLPCLAQLPERLCFDDSLYFKIQDQAKSLGLGGTDEEGALALKEQV, from the coding sequence aTGGCTGCAGCACCCCCCACCCGCCCCCGCCgtctcctgcccctctgcctggGGCTCTTCCAGGGCGCCCTGCTCCTCTTCTTTGCCCTCTTCTTCACCTACGACAAGCCCTCGGCGCAGGCAGGGGATGCCAGCTTGGTGGCCAACCAGCTCTACAGcatcttccccctcttccaggACATCCAGGTGATGctggtggtggggctggggctctTGCTGACGTTCCTGCCCCGCTATGGGCTCAGTGCCCTCACCCACAACTTCCTCCTGCTCAACTTCTCCATGCAATGGGCACTGGTGATACAGGGCTTGCTCCATCACTTCCACCACGGCCAGGTCCATCTGGACCTCCGCAACCTCCTCACTGCCGAGTTTGCTGCTGTGACCGTGCTCATCTCTGTGGGGGCCGTCCTGGGGAGGGCCAGCCCCTGCCAGCTCCTCGTCGTGGCCGCCTGCGAAGTCCCCATCTACTTCGCCAGCGAGTGGGCCATCGTCACCCGACTGGGCATCCTGGATGTGGGGGGCACCATCACAATCCACGTCTTCTCATGCTATTTTGGCCTCGGCATGTCCAAGGCTCTGTTTGGGGCAGTGCGGCAGCCAGTGCACCCCAAGGAGACCCCAACACCCAGCTCCGACCTCCTATCCCTCGTGGGGACGCTTATCCTCTGGGTTTTCTGGCCAAGTTTCGTGGCCGTCCTCTGCCAACCGGGTGATGCCCAACATCGTGCCATCCTGAACACCCTCCTGGCCATGAGTGCCAGCACTCTGACCACCGTAGTGGCCTCCAGCCTGCTGGACAAGGATGGCAagctcagccccagccaccTGCAGAATGGCAGCCTGGCTGGCGGGGTGGCCATCGGCGCGGTGGCTGACATGGCTGTGCCGCCGGTGGCCGCTcttgccctgggcagcctctcgGCCATGGCATGCGTCCTCGGCTTCAGGTTCCTCACCCCGCTCCTCGCGAGGAAGCTCATGCTCCAGGACCAGTGCGGCATCCACAACCTCCACGGTTTGCCCGGCATCCTCGGCGCCGTGGCCAGTACCGTGGCCATCCTGGTGGCATCCAAGGACACCTCCGGGTCCCGCTTCTCCCAGGTGTCCCCCGCCGGGGGCAATGTCAGCGAGGCAGCatggggactggggggggacCACAGTGCAGGCGGGCAGGCGCTGTGCCAGGCGGCGGGTCTGGCGGTGGCCATCGGTGGCTCGCTGGTTGCCGGGCTGCTCACCGGTGCCGCGCTCCGGCTGCCCTGCCTTGCCCAGCTGCCTGAGCGGCTCTGCTTCGACGACTCGTTGTATTTTAAGATCCAGGATCAGGCCAAGAGCCTGGGGCTGGGTGGCACCGACGAGGAAGGAGCCCTGGCGCTGAAGGAGCAGGTTTAG
- the C17H20orf204 gene encoding uncharacterized protein C20orf204 homolog, with translation MILPRALSCAVLLLLLIAVLSRGKRCSIAKILRQYRAVIFHEIQNLKNLSGSVDRSERAGLACRSDKDQKILLSIYNISMSLREVAAGTLHSPEELAVWKVVRNTDFVLRENCRKISKNLPRIPAQPQRGGPGRRRKQLREIRRKVERLATCWEKLYALHTPRHTPRDS, from the exons ATG ATTCTCCCCCGGGCGCTTTCCTGTGCtgttctgctcctgctgctcatCGCCGTGCTGAGCAGAGGCAAGAGGTGCAGCATCGCCAAAATCCTCCGGCAGTACCGCGCTGTCATCTTCCATGAGATCCAGAACCTG aaaaaCCTGAGTGGGTCGGTGGACAGGAGTGAAAGGGCTGGGCTGGCTTGTCGTTCGGACAAG gACCAGAAGATCCTGCTGTCCATCTACAACATCAGCATGTCCCTGCGGGAGGTGGCAGCCGGCACCCTGCACAGCCCTGAGGAGCTGGCGGTGTGGAAGGTGGTCAGAAACACTGACTTCGTGCTCagggagaactgcaggaaaatCAGCAAG AACCTGCCGCgcatcccagcacagccccagcgtGGGGGACCCGGCCGCAGGAGGAAGCAGCTGCGGGAGATCAGGAGGAAGGTGGAGAGGCTGGCGACCTGCTGGGAGAAGCTCTACGCCCTGCACACACCCCGCCACACCCCCCGGGACTCATAG